The following are from one region of the Sandaracinus amylolyticus genome:
- a CDS encoding retroviral-like aspartic protease family protein, which translates to MDADDPGPALGLDSRAVRRLAVLSWWICLVACGGATARTSDTRAIDDAVRAYRAGDLETALARSEEARATLPGDPLPREIAARAGLALGRPAVALIATEGAHEEPLVRLRAAAFLAGDDYDAAARALGALDDDPWASAIAAIAAIARGRTLHAREGAASSTLALREDTALPVIAIHVEGRATLALIATSVHLTVLAPSLRAEHGVADEIALGAMRVRDVPFVVRDLDAESAALGVELGAVIGLDLLARVGARIEQGSQSTLGVPAARDGIAHATFEGTILVAHVEIDGRTAHLLVDSAGAYALAITPSGAERIGLDAETATVRLGDVAITDVPIARDVMDDSLEAHVESAIDGALGWALLASLVVELGPGHLAISAE; encoded by the coding sequence ATGGACGCCGACGATCCCGGGCCGGCACTCGGATTAGACTCGCGCGCGGTGCGACGTCTCGCCGTGCTCTCGTGGTGGATCTGTCTCGTGGCCTGCGGAGGCGCGACGGCGCGCACGAGCGACACACGCGCGATCGACGACGCGGTGCGTGCATACCGAGCGGGTGATCTCGAGACCGCGCTCGCGCGCAGCGAAGAGGCGCGCGCGACGCTGCCCGGAGACCCTTTGCCGCGCGAGATCGCGGCGCGCGCGGGGCTCGCGCTCGGCCGGCCCGCGGTGGCGCTGATCGCGACCGAGGGCGCGCACGAAGAGCCCTTGGTGCGACTGCGCGCGGCAGCGTTCCTCGCAGGCGACGACTACGACGCGGCGGCACGCGCGCTCGGTGCGCTCGACGACGATCCGTGGGCGAGCGCGATCGCGGCGATCGCGGCGATCGCGCGAGGTCGCACGCTCCACGCGCGCGAAGGCGCGGCGTCGAGCACGCTCGCACTGCGCGAGGACACGGCGCTGCCGGTGATCGCGATCCACGTCGAAGGGCGCGCGACGCTCGCGCTGATCGCGACGTCGGTGCACCTCACGGTCCTCGCGCCCTCGTTGCGTGCCGAGCACGGCGTCGCCGACGAGATCGCGCTCGGTGCGATGCGGGTGCGCGACGTGCCGTTCGTCGTGCGCGATCTCGACGCGGAGAGCGCGGCGCTCGGCGTGGAGCTCGGCGCGGTGATCGGGCTCGATCTGCTCGCGCGCGTCGGGGCGCGCATCGAGCAGGGATCGCAATCGACGCTCGGCGTGCCCGCGGCACGCGATGGGATCGCGCATGCGACGTTCGAGGGCACCATCCTCGTCGCGCACGTCGAGATCGACGGGCGCACCGCGCACCTGCTGGTGGACAGCGCGGGCGCGTACGCGCTCGCGATCACGCCGAGCGGGGCCGAGCGGATCGGGCTCGATGCCGAGACCGCGACGGTGCGTCTCGGCGACGTCGCGATCACCGACGTGCCGATCGCGCGCGACGTGATGGACGACTCGCTCGAGGCGCACGTCGAGAGCGCGATCGACGGCGCGCTCGGGTGGGCCCTGCTCGCCTCGCTCGTGGTCGAGCTCGGGCCGGGGCACCTCGCGATCAGCGCGGAGTGA
- a CDS encoding patatin-like phospholipase family protein — translation MLPAASADGAVAVVGRGADVLVLDARGGGLPLCREAHERLFGRGALSGPVLPDRTIAVVDPGPEGASAAFELGRRGVGQVLVAPELHELFARVDAMLAGRGRGRIALCLAGGGIEGLLWELGVLRALEACLVDRSLVDVDFFCGISAGSILGALLANGIGPDEILRALTGQGSARLEPIRRYELFDPDVAEVARRLAGLIRELLRGGAGPRGAVSSLARAVPPAVFAGKRLERWLERQLTSPGMSNRFSGLRRPLYVGATDQDTSEAMLFSAKATPEVPVHLAARASSALVPFYAPVRIGNRWYIDGAFSRTTNMRVAVDEGATLVILVDPLVPVRAPTPGHVRARGGIYGTMQGLKALINGRFDKAVHAIRAMYPDVAFHLFRPEQDDMRVLAGSPMKVFYRREIEDIAYRTTLEQIATQHPTLSRDFALHGVRFRLPASAPRQVVPQDEEERALFDLEALGIEPGHVG, via the coding sequence GTGCTCCCGGCGGCGAGCGCGGACGGCGCGGTGGCGGTCGTCGGGCGCGGCGCCGACGTGCTGGTGCTCGACGCGCGGGGCGGCGGGCTGCCCCTCTGTCGCGAGGCGCACGAGCGCTTGTTCGGGCGGGGTGCGCTCTCGGGGCCGGTCCTGCCGGATCGCACGATCGCGGTGGTCGATCCCGGGCCCGAGGGGGCGAGCGCGGCGTTCGAGCTCGGACGGCGTGGCGTCGGGCAGGTGCTGGTCGCGCCCGAGCTCCACGAGCTCTTCGCGCGGGTCGACGCGATGCTCGCGGGGCGCGGTCGGGGGCGCATCGCGCTCTGCCTCGCGGGCGGAGGCATCGAGGGGCTGCTCTGGGAGCTCGGCGTGCTGCGCGCCCTCGAGGCGTGCCTCGTCGATCGCTCGCTGGTCGACGTCGACTTCTTCTGCGGGATCAGCGCGGGGTCGATCCTCGGCGCGCTGCTCGCGAACGGGATCGGGCCCGACGAGATCCTTCGCGCGCTTACGGGGCAGGGCAGCGCACGGCTGGAGCCGATCCGCCGCTACGAGCTCTTCGATCCCGACGTCGCCGAGGTCGCGCGCCGCCTCGCGGGTCTGATCCGCGAGCTGCTGCGCGGAGGCGCCGGACCGCGCGGTGCGGTGTCGTCGCTCGCGCGTGCGGTGCCGCCGGCGGTGTTCGCGGGAAAGCGCCTCGAGCGCTGGCTCGAGCGACAGCTGACCTCGCCCGGGATGTCGAACCGGTTCTCCGGCCTGCGCCGTCCGCTCTACGTGGGCGCGACCGATCAGGACACGTCGGAGGCGATGCTCTTCAGCGCGAAGGCGACCCCCGAGGTGCCGGTGCACCTCGCGGCGCGCGCGAGCTCTGCGCTCGTGCCGTTCTACGCGCCGGTGCGCATCGGGAACCGCTGGTACATCGACGGCGCGTTCTCCCGGACCACGAACATGCGCGTCGCCGTCGACGAGGGCGCGACCCTGGTGATCCTCGTCGATCCGCTGGTCCCGGTGCGCGCGCCGACGCCGGGGCACGTGCGGGCGCGGGGCGGCATCTACGGCACGATGCAGGGGCTCAAGGCGCTCATCAACGGGCGCTTCGACAAGGCGGTGCACGCGATCCGCGCGATGTACCCCGACGTCGCGTTCCACCTCTTCCGGCCCGAGCAGGACGACATGCGCGTGCTCGCGGGCTCGCCGATGAAGGTGTTCTACCGGCGCGAGATCGAGGACATCGCGTACCGCACGACCCTCGAGCAGATCGCGACGCAACACCCGACGCTCTCGCGCGACTTCGCGCTGCACGGCGTGCGCTTCCGACTGCCCGCGTCGGCGCCGCGCCAGGTGGTCCCGCAGGACGAGGAAGAGCGCGCGCTCTTCGACCTCGAGGCGCTCGGCATCGAGCCGGGCCACGTCGGCTGA
- a CDS encoding helical backbone metal receptor, whose amino-acid sequence MVTVIDALGREVVVAREPRRVVSLVPSETESVVAMAGLERLVARTAYCEEPRGTIESIATIGGTKNVDVDAVCALAPDLVLANQEENSQRDVEALIARGVNVFVSFPCTVAAALVHLETTARLLHVEPSRVPEIDALRVALSRAEARITSRPVRVFAPIWKDPWMTFDGRTYASDLVRLAGGVNVFADRARRYPLAADLGRAEAKPTTRDTRYPRFELAEVDARAPERVLLPDEPYRFGETEKRELEAPGRRVELICGKDLFWYGVRAAGALERLAARLSS is encoded by the coding sequence GTGGTGACCGTCATCGACGCGCTGGGGCGCGAGGTCGTCGTCGCGCGCGAGCCGCGGCGCGTGGTGTCGCTGGTGCCGAGCGAGACCGAGTCCGTGGTCGCGATGGCCGGGCTCGAGCGGCTCGTCGCGCGCACCGCGTATTGCGAGGAGCCGCGGGGAACGATCGAGTCGATCGCGACGATCGGCGGCACGAAGAACGTCGACGTCGACGCGGTGTGCGCGCTCGCGCCCGATCTCGTGCTCGCGAACCAGGAAGAGAATTCGCAGCGCGACGTCGAGGCGCTGATCGCGCGGGGCGTGAACGTGTTCGTGTCGTTCCCGTGCACCGTCGCGGCGGCGCTCGTGCACCTCGAGACGACCGCGCGGCTCCTGCACGTCGAGCCCTCGCGCGTCCCCGAGATCGATGCGCTGCGCGTCGCGCTCTCGCGTGCCGAGGCGCGGATCACGTCGCGCCCGGTGCGGGTGTTCGCGCCGATCTGGAAGGACCCGTGGATGACGTTCGACGGGCGCACCTACGCGAGCGATCTCGTGCGGCTCGCGGGCGGCGTGAACGTGTTTGCGGATCGCGCGCGCCGCTATCCGCTCGCCGCGGATCTCGGGCGCGCCGAGGCGAAGCCGACGACGCGCGACACGCGTTATCCGCGCTTCGAGCTCGCCGAGGTCGATGCGCGCGCGCCCGAGCGCGTGCTGTTGCCCGACGAGCCGTACCGCTTCGGCGAGACGGAAAAGAGAGAGCTCGAGGCGCCGGGAAGGCGCGTCGAGCTCATCTGCGGGAAGGACCTCTTCTGGTACGGCGTGCGCGCCGCGGGAGCGCTCGAGCGTCTCGCGGCGCGCCTTTCGTCCTGA
- the pdxH gene encoding pyridoxamine 5'-phosphate oxidase produces the protein MSSPSADPIALFLETRSRAEPNEPWDAVACALATADAKGRPSARFVLVKEVDADGFWFYTNEQSQKGQDLDANPWASLCFFWPSVHTQFRIEGPVEKASPARSDAYFASRPRISQIGAWASDQSRPIASRETLTDRVRQLEAKFEGKPVPRPPHWGGYRVIPQVIEHWVEGDYRLHDRFRYERQKDGAWRVTRLAP, from the coding sequence ATGAGCTCGCCCTCTGCCGATCCGATCGCCCTCTTCCTCGAGACCCGCTCGCGCGCCGAGCCGAACGAGCCGTGGGACGCCGTCGCATGTGCGCTCGCGACCGCCGACGCGAAGGGTCGCCCGAGCGCGCGCTTCGTGCTGGTGAAGGAGGTCGATGCGGACGGCTTCTGGTTCTACACGAACGAGCAAAGCCAGAAGGGCCAGGACCTCGACGCGAACCCGTGGGCGTCGCTCTGCTTCTTCTGGCCCAGCGTCCACACGCAGTTCCGCATCGAGGGTCCGGTGGAGAAGGCGAGCCCGGCGCGCAGCGACGCGTACTTCGCGTCGCGCCCGCGCATCTCGCAGATCGGCGCGTGGGCGAGCGATCAGAGCCGCCCGATCGCGTCGCGCGAGACGCTCACCGACCGAGTGCGCCAGCTCGAGGCGAAGTTCGAGGGCAAGCCGGTCCCGCGCCCGCCGCACTGGGGCGGGTATCGCGTGATCCCCCAGGTGATCGAGCACTGGGTCGAGGGCGACTATCGCCTCCACGATCGCTTCCGCTACGAGCGCCAGAAGGACGGCGCCTGGCGCGTCACGCGCCTCGCTCCGTGA
- a CDS encoding cold-shock protein: MASGTVKWFNNAKGWGFIRQDEGPDVFVHYSQITGDGFRTLREGQIVQFELKQGPKGPLAEGVKRVD; this comes from the coding sequence ATGGCAAGCGGTACTGTCAAGTGGTTCAACAATGCCAAAGGCTGGGGCTTCATCCGTCAGGACGAGGGCCCGGACGTGTTCGTCCACTACTCGCAGATCACCGGTGACGGGTTCCGCACGCTTCGCGAGGGCCAGATCGTCCAGTTCGAGCTGAAGCAGGGTCCTAAAGGACCCCTCGCCGAAGGTGTGAAGCGCGTCGACTGA
- a CDS encoding amidohydrolase family protein codes for MLATGCGDDDDGGTVDGGPRPDGETPDVDAQVPDGGMPDGGGGDDVMIVECPAADAPSLPGGAICETTAGDANLLITADVLMADGRVLAGGQVLVNATGSIVCADCDCASAEGASGATRVSCPDGVLSPGLVNAHEHMTYQGLPTEPTFAGTNERFEHRHDWRRGLRDHSDDFRPPGRASQAEMQWAELRMIIGGATAVNGSGGSSGLMRNLDSAGANMEGLGQAETYYQTFPLGDSGGTLRESGCSYSWEDSAERIAGEDAYTPHVSEGIDAEARNEFLCMRMEGANDLIEPQTAMIHGIGLLPNDIEHAAAEGTMLVWSPRSNISLYGDTARTPEYDRLGVPIAMGTDWIYSGSMNMLRELQCADELNAQYWDGYFSDLDLWRMATLNGAIATATDDVLGSIAPGRVADLVIFDGSVNALHRAVIDAQPENVALVLRGGEVLYGEAAVVAALPTGDACDTIDVCGSPRRACVMRETGMSLAALEAANDRKYQLFVCDGATPPDEPSCHPRRTEYPDAVVAMPSIDGSNEYDGNATADDSDGDGIANAEDNCPSMFNPIRPLDMGAQADADDDGEGDICDPCPLEADATTCEAFDPNDQDRDDVPDTTDNCPGRSNPDQMDMDDDGKGDACDVCPTRANPGAAGCPGTIYEVQDGTFAADTRVVVRGVVTAVASNGFYAQVAEDDEDYDGEGQSGVFVFVGGDGPTQSIGDEVTIDGTVQEFFAETQISSSAASVMVTGTGTVPAPVDVTPADVTTGGARAEALEGVLVRVTNVSVTNVAPAPAGGETAPTYEFEVTGGLRIDDLFFRLTPFATAGETFTSITGVLSWRRENSKLHPRNADDVVAGTAQLLELGPPLSYVREAGAGPTATFPTPLTVRLARAVPTATTVTITAGSGLTVADVTIPANTASAEVPVAGAAASPTPVTVTATLGGTTRTAQVRVLGATEAPGAFTLTPDTAVVRVGEMQAFTVTTDIPAPPGGTTITLAVDAGGTVPPSVTVPAGETTATFAFTAGASAAEGTLTATMGAVTRTADVEVSAGGAGTIVINEVDYDMPGAGDNVEFIELYNPGSTAFDLTGVIVVLVNGGAMSGPVEYGRVALSGSLAAGEYLVIARDTVTIPSSVDRVPFPGTAATDNLQNGPNDGIAILRGTELLDALTYEGPVTAVTISGTTYNLVEGTASTAQDVGSTASISRIPNGRDTNDAATDWATTAMVTPGAANVADPDM; via the coding sequence ATGCTCGCGACCGGCTGCGGCGACGACGACGACGGCGGCACCGTCGACGGCGGACCGCGCCCCGACGGCGAGACCCCAGACGTCGATGCGCAGGTGCCCGACGGCGGCATGCCCGACGGCGGTGGCGGCGACGACGTGATGATCGTCGAGTGCCCCGCCGCCGACGCGCCTTCGCTGCCCGGCGGCGCGATCTGCGAGACCACCGCGGGTGACGCGAACCTGCTGATCACCGCCGACGTCCTGATGGCCGACGGCCGCGTGCTCGCGGGCGGCCAGGTGCTCGTCAACGCGACGGGCTCGATCGTGTGCGCCGACTGCGACTGCGCGAGCGCCGAAGGCGCGAGCGGCGCCACGCGCGTCTCGTGCCCCGACGGCGTGCTCTCGCCCGGCCTCGTCAACGCGCACGAGCACATGACGTATCAGGGCCTTCCGACGGAGCCGACGTTCGCCGGCACCAACGAGCGCTTCGAGCACCGGCACGACTGGCGCCGCGGCCTGCGCGATCACTCGGACGACTTCCGGCCGCCGGGTCGCGCGTCGCAGGCCGAGATGCAGTGGGCCGAGCTCCGCATGATCATCGGCGGCGCGACGGCGGTGAACGGATCGGGCGGCAGCTCGGGGCTCATGCGGAACCTCGACAGCGCAGGCGCCAACATGGAAGGCCTCGGCCAGGCAGAGACCTACTACCAGACGTTCCCCCTGGGCGACAGCGGCGGAACGCTGCGCGAGAGCGGCTGTAGCTACTCGTGGGAAGACAGCGCCGAGCGCATCGCCGGCGAGGACGCGTACACCCCGCACGTCTCCGAGGGCATCGACGCCGAGGCGCGCAACGAGTTCCTCTGCATGCGCATGGAGGGCGCGAACGACCTCATCGAGCCGCAGACCGCGATGATCCACGGCATCGGCCTGCTGCCGAACGACATCGAGCACGCCGCGGCAGAGGGCACGATGCTCGTCTGGTCGCCGCGCTCGAACATCTCGCTCTACGGCGACACTGCGCGCACGCCCGAGTACGACCGTCTCGGCGTGCCGATCGCGATGGGCACCGACTGGATCTACAGCGGCTCGATGAACATGCTCCGCGAGCTTCAGTGCGCCGACGAGCTCAACGCGCAGTACTGGGACGGTTACTTCTCCGATCTCGATCTCTGGCGCATGGCGACGCTCAACGGCGCGATCGCCACCGCGACCGACGACGTGCTCGGGTCGATCGCGCCGGGCCGCGTCGCGGACCTCGTGATCTTCGACGGCTCGGTGAACGCGCTGCACCGCGCGGTGATCGACGCGCAGCCGGAGAACGTCGCGCTCGTGCTGCGTGGCGGAGAAGTGCTCTACGGTGAGGCGGCCGTCGTCGCAGCGCTTCCCACCGGCGATGCGTGCGACACGATCGACGTCTGCGGCAGCCCGCGCCGCGCGTGCGTGATGCGCGAGACCGGGATGAGCCTCGCAGCGCTCGAGGCGGCGAACGACCGCAAGTACCAGCTCTTCGTCTGCGACGGCGCGACGCCCCCGGACGAGCCGAGCTGCCATCCGCGCCGTACCGAGTACCCCGACGCGGTCGTCGCGATGCCGAGCATCGACGGATCGAACGAGTACGACGGCAACGCGACGGCCGACGACTCCGACGGCGACGGGATCGCGAACGCCGAGGACAACTGCCCGTCGATGTTCAACCCGATCCGCCCGCTCGACATGGGCGCGCAGGCGGACGCGGACGACGACGGCGAGGGCGACATCTGCGATCCCTGCCCGCTCGAGGCGGACGCGACGACGTGCGAGGCGTTCGATCCGAACGATCAAGATCGCGACGACGTCCCCGACACGACCGACAACTGCCCCGGTCGGTCGAACCCCGATCAGATGGACATGGACGACGACGGCAAGGGCGACGCGTGCGACGTGTGCCCGACGCGAGCGAACCCCGGCGCCGCGGGCTGCCCCGGAACGATCTACGAGGTGCAGGACGGCACGTTCGCGGCCGACACGCGCGTCGTGGTGCGCGGAGTCGTGACGGCGGTGGCGAGCAACGGCTTCTACGCGCAGGTCGCGGAGGACGACGAGGACTACGACGGCGAGGGCCAGTCGGGCGTGTTCGTCTTCGTCGGCGGCGATGGGCCGACGCAATCGATCGGCGACGAGGTCACGATCGACGGAACGGTCCAGGAGTTCTTCGCCGAGACGCAGATCTCCTCGTCCGCTGCGAGCGTGATGGTGACCGGCACTGGCACGGTGCCCGCCCCGGTCGATGTCACTCCCGCGGACGTCACGACCGGCGGCGCGCGTGCCGAGGCGCTCGAGGGCGTGCTCGTGCGCGTGACGAACGTGTCGGTGACCAACGTCGCGCCTGCGCCCGCGGGCGGAGAGACCGCGCCGACCTACGAGTTCGAGGTGACGGGTGGCCTGCGCATCGACGACCTCTTCTTCCGCCTGACGCCGTTCGCGACGGCGGGCGAGACGTTCACCTCCATCACCGGCGTGCTCTCGTGGCGCCGGGAGAACAGCAAGCTGCACCCGCGCAACGCGGATGACGTCGTCGCGGGTACGGCGCAGCTGCTCGAGCTCGGGCCTCCGCTCTCGTACGTGCGCGAAGCGGGCGCGGGCCCGACCGCGACGTTCCCGACGCCGCTCACGGTCCGCCTCGCGCGAGCGGTTCCGACGGCGACGACCGTGACGATCACCGCCGGCAGCGGCCTGACCGTCGCCGACGTCACGATTCCGGCGAACACGGCGAGCGCCGAGGTGCCCGTGGCCGGCGCGGCGGCGTCGCCCACGCCGGTAACCGTGACCGCGACGCTCGGCGGCACGACGCGCACCGCGCAGGTGCGCGTGCTCGGCGCGACCGAGGCGCCGGGCGCGTTCACGCTCACGCCGGACACCGCGGTCGTGCGCGTCGGAGAGATGCAGGCGTTCACGGTGACGACCGACATCCCCGCGCCTCCAGGCGGTACGACGATCACGCTCGCGGTCGACGCGGGCGGGACGGTGCCGCCGAGCGTGACCGTGCCGGCGGGCGAGACCACGGCGACGTTCGCGTTCACCGCGGGCGCGAGCGCGGCCGAGGGGACGCTCACGGCGACGATGGGCGCGGTCACGCGCACTGCGGACGTCGAGGTCAGCGCGGGCGGCGCCGGCACGATCGTGATCAACGAGGTCGACTACGACATGCCCGGCGCGGGCGACAACGTGGAGTTCATCGAGCTCTACAATCCGGGATCGACCGCGTTCGATCTCACCGGCGTGATCGTCGTGCTCGTGAACGGCGGGGCGATGAGCGGGCCGGTCGAGTACGGCCGCGTCGCGCTGAGCGGCTCGCTCGCCGCCGGTGAGTACCTGGTCATCGCGCGCGACACGGTGACGATCCCGAGCAGCGTCGATCGCGTGCCGTTCCCTGGGACGGCCGCGACCGACAACCTGCAGAACGGGCCGAACGACGGCATCGCGATCCTACGCGGCACCGAGCTGCTCGACGCGCTCACGTACGAGGGACCGGTCACCGCGGTGACGATCAGCGGAACCACGTACAACCTCGTCGAGGGCACCGCGTCGACCGCGCAGGACGTGGGCTCGACCGCGTCGATCAGCCGCATCCCGAACGGACGCGACACGAACGACGCGGCGACGGACTGGGCAACGACCGCGATGGTCACGCCCGGCGCGGCGAACGTCGCCGATCCCGACATGTGA
- a CDS encoding PolC-type DNA polymerase III: MSWDEPLSRVALAFLDLEMTGCDPANDRICEVAIHRVVGGEVVDRVVSLVDPGVSVGASVEVHGITDAMLAGAPRLEALSARIGAVLEGAIVIGHAVAFDLAFLRAAVARGELAWAPEIALDTRGLAQRALRVGSASLASLANDLALPRPAHRAEPDVLATRALFDAIREVLRPATARHLLLAQDVGGRATLRGDVEALLRDAHAQGRAVRVCYRVPGRCAIEDLFDVWALEPPRVEGWLHDKQVQRALRGDRLLWVEPTDVPVARCAPAGWTPTIPGRHSD, encoded by the coding sequence GTGAGCTGGGACGAGCCGCTGTCGCGGGTGGCGCTCGCGTTCCTCGATCTCGAGATGACGGGGTGCGATCCCGCGAACGATCGGATCTGCGAGGTCGCGATCCATCGCGTCGTGGGCGGTGAGGTCGTCGACCGCGTGGTGTCGCTCGTCGATCCCGGCGTGAGCGTGGGCGCGTCGGTGGAGGTGCACGGGATCACCGACGCGATGCTCGCGGGCGCGCCGCGGCTCGAGGCGCTCTCCGCGCGCATCGGCGCGGTGCTCGAGGGCGCGATCGTGATCGGGCACGCGGTCGCGTTCGATCTCGCGTTCCTGCGCGCGGCGGTCGCACGTGGAGAGCTCGCGTGGGCGCCGGAGATCGCGCTCGACACACGCGGGCTCGCGCAGCGCGCGCTGCGGGTCGGGAGCGCGTCGCTGGCCTCGCTCGCGAACGACCTCGCGCTGCCTCGACCGGCACATCGCGCCGAGCCCGACGTGCTCGCGACACGCGCCCTCTTCGACGCGATCCGCGAGGTGCTGCGGCCCGCGACCGCGCGACATCTCTTGCTCGCACAGGACGTCGGCGGGCGCGCGACGTTGCGCGGCGACGTCGAGGCGCTGCTCCGCGACGCGCACGCGCAGGGTCGCGCCGTGCGGGTGTGTTATCGGGTGCCGGGGCGGTGCGCGATCGAGGATCTCTTCGACGTGTGGGCGCTCGAGCCGCCGCGGGTGGAGGGTTGGCTCCACGACAAGCAGGTGCAGCGCGCGCTGCGTGGGGATCGGCTGCTCTGGGTCGAGCCGACCGACGTGCCGGTCGCGCGGTGCGCGCCCGCGGGATGGACGCCGACGATCCCGGGCCGGCACTCGGATTAG